The proteins below are encoded in one region of Pleuronectes platessa chromosome 12, fPlePla1.1, whole genome shotgun sequence:
- the ldb1a gene encoding LIM domain-binding protein 1-A isoform X1 produces the protein MSVGGCACPGCSSKSFKLYSPKEPPNGGSFPPFHPGAMLDRDVGPTPMYPPSYMEPGMGRPTPYGNQTDYRIYELNKRLQNWTEDCDNLWWDAFTTEFFEDDAMLTITFCLEDGPKRYTIGRTLIPRYFRSIFEGGATELFYVLKHPKESFHSNFVSLDCDQCTMVTQNGKPMFTQVCVEGRLYLEFMFDDMMRIKTWHFSIRQHREVLPRSILAMHDPQMLDQLAKNITRCGLSNSTLNYLRLCVILEPMQELMSRHKTYSLSPRDCLKTCLFQKWQRMVAPPAEPARQAPNKRRKRKVSGGSTVSTGGGNNNNSNSKKKSPANNFSLSNQDVMMVGEPTLMGGEFGDEDERLITRLENTQFDVANGLEDEDSFNSSPALGAHSPWNNKAPSSQESKNDNSQSSQ, from the exons gCTGTTCGTCAAAGTCATTCAAGCTGTACTCTCCTAAGGAGCCCCCCAACGGCGGCAGCTTTCCCCCCTTCCACCCAGGCGCTATGCTTGACAGAGATGTGGG GCCAACACCCATGTACCCCCCGTCATACATGGAACCTGGAATGGG GAGACCCACACCGTACGGGAACCAGACAGACTACAGGATATATGAGCTGAACAAAAGATTACAGAACTGGACAGAG GACTGTGACAATCTCTGGTGGGATGCCTTCACCACAGAGTTCTTTGAGGACGACGCCATGCTCACCATCACTTTCTGTCTGGAAGATGGACCCAAACGATaca CCATTGGCAGGACGTTGATTCCTCGCTACTTTCGAAGTATTTTTGAAGGGGGCGCCACTGAGCTGTTCTACGTTTTGAAGCATCCAAAGGAGTCGTTCCACAGTAACTTTGTGTCCCTCGACTGCGACCAGTGCACCATGGTGACTCAGAACGGCAAACCTATGTTCACGCAG GTTTGTGTGGAGGGTCGTCTGTACCTAGAGTTCATGTTTGATGACATGATGAGGATCAAGACGTGGCACTTCAGCATCAGACAACACAGAGAGGTCCTGCCAAGGAGCATCTTGGCCATGCAT GATCCGCAGATGCTCGATCAGCTGGCTAAGAATATCACCAGATGTGGGCTGTCCAACTCCACGCTCAACTACCTCCGT CTATGTGTGATATTGGAGCCCATGCAAGAGTTGATGTCCAGACATAAGACCTACAGCTTGAGCCCCAGAGACTGCCTGAAGACCTGCCTCTTCCAAAAGTGGCAACGAATGGTAGCCCCACCAG CTGAGCCAGCCCGACAAGCTCCAAACAAGCGGCGGAAAAGGAAGGTGTCCGGTGGAAGCACCGTGAGCACCGGCggaggaaacaacaacaacagcaacagcaaaaaGAAGAGTCCAGCCAACAACTTCTCACTCTCCAACCAG GACGTGATGATGGTGGGAGAGCCCACTCTGATGGGAGGGGAGTTTGGTGACGAGGACGAGCGTCTGATCACGCGACTGGAGAACACGCAGTTCGATGTGGCGAATGGCCTGGAGGATGAGGACAGTTTCAACAGCTCGCCTGCACTGGGGGCACACTCACCCTGGAACAACAAGGCCCCCTCCAGTCAAGAGAGCAAGAACGACAACTCGCAGTCATCCCAGTAG
- the ldb1a gene encoding LIM domain-binding protein 1-A isoform X4 gives MSVGGCACPGCSSKSFKLYSPKEPPNGGSFPPFHPGAMLDRDVGPTPMYPPSYMEPGMGRPTPYGNQTDYRIYELNKRLQNWTEDCDNLWWDAFTTEFFEDDAMLTITFCLEDGPKRYTIGRTLIPRYFRSIFEGGATELFYVLKHPKESFHSNFVSLDCDQCTMVTQNGKPMFTQVCVEGRLYLEFMFDDMMRIKTWHFSIRQHREVLPRSILAMHDPQMLDQLAKNITRCGLSNSTLNYLRLCVILEPMQELMSRHKTYSLSPRDCLKTCLFQKWQRMVAPPAEPARQAPNKRRKRKVSGGSTVSTGGGNNNNSNSKKKSPANNFSLSNQDLVGTKTCTVPELEDRS, from the exons gCTGTTCGTCAAAGTCATTCAAGCTGTACTCTCCTAAGGAGCCCCCCAACGGCGGCAGCTTTCCCCCCTTCCACCCAGGCGCTATGCTTGACAGAGATGTGGG GCCAACACCCATGTACCCCCCGTCATACATGGAACCTGGAATGGG GAGACCCACACCGTACGGGAACCAGACAGACTACAGGATATATGAGCTGAACAAAAGATTACAGAACTGGACAGAG GACTGTGACAATCTCTGGTGGGATGCCTTCACCACAGAGTTCTTTGAGGACGACGCCATGCTCACCATCACTTTCTGTCTGGAAGATGGACCCAAACGATaca CCATTGGCAGGACGTTGATTCCTCGCTACTTTCGAAGTATTTTTGAAGGGGGCGCCACTGAGCTGTTCTACGTTTTGAAGCATCCAAAGGAGTCGTTCCACAGTAACTTTGTGTCCCTCGACTGCGACCAGTGCACCATGGTGACTCAGAACGGCAAACCTATGTTCACGCAG GTTTGTGTGGAGGGTCGTCTGTACCTAGAGTTCATGTTTGATGACATGATGAGGATCAAGACGTGGCACTTCAGCATCAGACAACACAGAGAGGTCCTGCCAAGGAGCATCTTGGCCATGCAT GATCCGCAGATGCTCGATCAGCTGGCTAAGAATATCACCAGATGTGGGCTGTCCAACTCCACGCTCAACTACCTCCGT CTATGTGTGATATTGGAGCCCATGCAAGAGTTGATGTCCAGACATAAGACCTACAGCTTGAGCCCCAGAGACTGCCTGAAGACCTGCCTCTTCCAAAAGTGGCAACGAATGGTAGCCCCACCAG CTGAGCCAGCCCGACAAGCTCCAAACAAGCGGCGGAAAAGGAAGGTGTCCGGTGGAAGCACCGTGAGCACCGGCggaggaaacaacaacaacagcaacagcaaaaaGAAGAGTCCAGCCAACAACTTCTCACTCTCCAACCAG gaCCTGGTTGGAACAAAAACCTGTACAGTGCCGGAGCTTGAGGACCGGAGTTGA
- the ldb1a gene encoding LIM domain-binding protein 1-A isoform X2, with product MLDRDVGPTPMYPPSYMEPGMGRPTPYGNQTDYRIYELNKRLQNWTEDCDNLWWDAFTTEFFEDDAMLTITFCLEDGPKRYTIGRTLIPRYFRSIFEGGATELFYVLKHPKESFHSNFVSLDCDQCTMVTQNGKPMFTQVCVEGRLYLEFMFDDMMRIKTWHFSIRQHREVLPRSILAMHDPQMLDQLAKNITRCGLSNSTLNYLRLCVILEPMQELMSRHKTYSLSPRDCLKTCLFQKWQRMVAPPAEPARQAPNKRRKRKVSGGSTVSTGGGNNNNSNSKKKSPANNFSLSNQDVMMVGEPTLMGGEFGDEDERLITRLENTQFDVANGLEDEDSFNSSPALGAHSPWNNKAPSSQESKNDNSQSSQ from the exons ATGCTTGACAGAGATGTGGG GCCAACACCCATGTACCCCCCGTCATACATGGAACCTGGAATGGG GAGACCCACACCGTACGGGAACCAGACAGACTACAGGATATATGAGCTGAACAAAAGATTACAGAACTGGACAGAG GACTGTGACAATCTCTGGTGGGATGCCTTCACCACAGAGTTCTTTGAGGACGACGCCATGCTCACCATCACTTTCTGTCTGGAAGATGGACCCAAACGATaca CCATTGGCAGGACGTTGATTCCTCGCTACTTTCGAAGTATTTTTGAAGGGGGCGCCACTGAGCTGTTCTACGTTTTGAAGCATCCAAAGGAGTCGTTCCACAGTAACTTTGTGTCCCTCGACTGCGACCAGTGCACCATGGTGACTCAGAACGGCAAACCTATGTTCACGCAG GTTTGTGTGGAGGGTCGTCTGTACCTAGAGTTCATGTTTGATGACATGATGAGGATCAAGACGTGGCACTTCAGCATCAGACAACACAGAGAGGTCCTGCCAAGGAGCATCTTGGCCATGCAT GATCCGCAGATGCTCGATCAGCTGGCTAAGAATATCACCAGATGTGGGCTGTCCAACTCCACGCTCAACTACCTCCGT CTATGTGTGATATTGGAGCCCATGCAAGAGTTGATGTCCAGACATAAGACCTACAGCTTGAGCCCCAGAGACTGCCTGAAGACCTGCCTCTTCCAAAAGTGGCAACGAATGGTAGCCCCACCAG CTGAGCCAGCCCGACAAGCTCCAAACAAGCGGCGGAAAAGGAAGGTGTCCGGTGGAAGCACCGTGAGCACCGGCggaggaaacaacaacaacagcaacagcaaaaaGAAGAGTCCAGCCAACAACTTCTCACTCTCCAACCAG GACGTGATGATGGTGGGAGAGCCCACTCTGATGGGAGGGGAGTTTGGTGACGAGGACGAGCGTCTGATCACGCGACTGGAGAACACGCAGTTCGATGTGGCGAATGGCCTGGAGGATGAGGACAGTTTCAACAGCTCGCCTGCACTGGGGGCACACTCACCCTGGAACAACAAGGCCCCCTCCAGTCAAGAGAGCAAGAACGACAACTCGCAGTCATCCCAGTAG
- the ldb1a gene encoding LIM domain-binding protein 1-A isoform X3, translating to MYPPSYMEPGMGRPTPYGNQTDYRIYELNKRLQNWTEDCDNLWWDAFTTEFFEDDAMLTITFCLEDGPKRYTIGRTLIPRYFRSIFEGGATELFYVLKHPKESFHSNFVSLDCDQCTMVTQNGKPMFTQVCVEGRLYLEFMFDDMMRIKTWHFSIRQHREVLPRSILAMHDPQMLDQLAKNITRCGLSNSTLNYLRLCVILEPMQELMSRHKTYSLSPRDCLKTCLFQKWQRMVAPPAEPARQAPNKRRKRKVSGGSTVSTGGGNNNNSNSKKKSPANNFSLSNQDVMMVGEPTLMGGEFGDEDERLITRLENTQFDVANGLEDEDSFNSSPALGAHSPWNNKAPSSQESKNDNSQSSQ from the exons ATGTACCCCCCGTCATACATGGAACCTGGAATGGG GAGACCCACACCGTACGGGAACCAGACAGACTACAGGATATATGAGCTGAACAAAAGATTACAGAACTGGACAGAG GACTGTGACAATCTCTGGTGGGATGCCTTCACCACAGAGTTCTTTGAGGACGACGCCATGCTCACCATCACTTTCTGTCTGGAAGATGGACCCAAACGATaca CCATTGGCAGGACGTTGATTCCTCGCTACTTTCGAAGTATTTTTGAAGGGGGCGCCACTGAGCTGTTCTACGTTTTGAAGCATCCAAAGGAGTCGTTCCACAGTAACTTTGTGTCCCTCGACTGCGACCAGTGCACCATGGTGACTCAGAACGGCAAACCTATGTTCACGCAG GTTTGTGTGGAGGGTCGTCTGTACCTAGAGTTCATGTTTGATGACATGATGAGGATCAAGACGTGGCACTTCAGCATCAGACAACACAGAGAGGTCCTGCCAAGGAGCATCTTGGCCATGCAT GATCCGCAGATGCTCGATCAGCTGGCTAAGAATATCACCAGATGTGGGCTGTCCAACTCCACGCTCAACTACCTCCGT CTATGTGTGATATTGGAGCCCATGCAAGAGTTGATGTCCAGACATAAGACCTACAGCTTGAGCCCCAGAGACTGCCTGAAGACCTGCCTCTTCCAAAAGTGGCAACGAATGGTAGCCCCACCAG CTGAGCCAGCCCGACAAGCTCCAAACAAGCGGCGGAAAAGGAAGGTGTCCGGTGGAAGCACCGTGAGCACCGGCggaggaaacaacaacaacagcaacagcaaaaaGAAGAGTCCAGCCAACAACTTCTCACTCTCCAACCAG GACGTGATGATGGTGGGAGAGCCCACTCTGATGGGAGGGGAGTTTGGTGACGAGGACGAGCGTCTGATCACGCGACTGGAGAACACGCAGTTCGATGTGGCGAATGGCCTGGAGGATGAGGACAGTTTCAACAGCTCGCCTGCACTGGGGGCACACTCACCCTGGAACAACAAGGCCCCCTCCAGTCAAGAGAGCAAGAACGACAACTCGCAGTCATCCCAGTAG